In the genome of Vanacampus margaritifer isolate UIUO_Vmar chromosome 1, RoL_Vmar_1.0, whole genome shotgun sequence, one region contains:
- the klc1a gene encoding kinesin light chain 1 isoform X2, whose product MREDMSSMVRAKAEEEPGEKLSQDEIISRTKQVIQGLDALKQEHHAILDGLLGTLRCLKRDEEGGVLVEEKSHMIRKSLEMLELGLSEAQVMMALSAHLSSVESEKQKLRAQVRRLCQENQWLRDELAGTQQKLQKSEQSVAQLEEEKKHLEFMNQLKKYDHDLSPAEEKDLDSSKETLDDLFPDDQDDQAQGIQPAHGSAAAAAAQQGGYEIPARLRTLHNLVIQYASQGRYEVAVPLCKQALEDLEKTSGHDHPDVATMLNILALVYRDQNKYKEAANLLNDALAIREKTLGRDHPAVAATLNNLAVLYGKRGKYKEAEPLCKRALEIREKVLGKDHPDVAKQLNNLALLCQNQGKYEEVEYYYMRALEIYQTKLGPDDPNVAKTKNNLASCYLKQGKFKQAETLYKEILTRAHEREFGSVDGENKPIWMHAEEREEQSKGKPKDGSPFGEYGGWYKACKVDSPTVTTTLKNLGALYKRQGKFEAAETLEEAAMRSRKQGLDTAHKQRVADVLGEPEAREKQRSRESLTSDTVKYESGPDGGEEDGSGALKRSGSFSKLRASLRRSSEKLVRKLKGSGSGGGETKNSGLKRASSLGVLNVSEEAEPNEPNYQERNHGLRKSRDLSASHSDLPR is encoded by the exons ATGCGTGAGGACATGTCCAGCATGGTGCGCGCGAAGGCCGAGGAGGAGCCCGGCGAGAAGCTGTCCCAGGACGAGATCATCTCGCGGACCAAGCAGGTGATCCAAGGCCTGGACGCGCTCAAGCAGGAGCATCACGCCATCCTGGACGGCCTGCTGGGGACGCTGCGCTGCCTGAAGCGGGACGAGGAGGGCGGCGTGCTGGTGGAGGAGAAGTCGCACATGATCCGCAAGTCGCTGGAGATGCTGGAGCTGGGGCTGAGCGAGGCCCAGGTGATGATGGCGCTGTCGGCCCACCTGAGCTCGGTGGAGTCGGAGAAGCAGAAGCTGCGGGCTCAGGTGCGCCGCCTGTGCCAGGAGAACCAGTGGCTGCGGGACGAGCTGGCCGGCACGCAGCAGAAGCTGCAGAAGAGCGAGCAGAGCGTCGCgcagctggaggaggagaagaagcacCTGGAGTTCATGAACCAGCTCAAGAAGTACGACCACGACCTGTCGCCCGCG GAGGAAAAAGACTTGGACTCGAGCAAGGAGACCCTGGATGATCTCTTCCCGGATGATCAGGACGACCAAGCGCAAGGCA TCCAGCCGGCCCACGgcagcgcggcggcggcggccgcccAGCAAGGCGGCTACGAGATCCCGGCGCGCCTGCGGACGCTCCACAACCTGGTGATCCAGTACGCCTCGCAGGGTCGCTACGAGGTGGCCGTGCCGCTGTGCAAGCAGGCCCTGGAGGACCTGGAGAAGACGTCGGGACACGACCACCCCGACGTGGCCACCATGCTCAACATCCTGGCCCTCGTTTACAG AGATCAGAACAAGTACAAGGAGGCGGCCAACCTGCTGAACGACGCGCTGGCCATCAGGGAGAAGACGCTGGGCCGGGACCACCCTGCC GTCGCCGCCACGCTCAACAACCTGGCCGTGCTGTACGGCAAGAGGGGCAAGTACAAAGAGGCGGAACCGCTGTGCAAGCGAGCGCTGGAGATACGAGAGAAG GTGCTGGGCAAGGACCACCCGGACGTGGCCAAGCAGCTCAACAACTTGGCCCTGCTGTGCCAGAACCAGGGCAAGTACGAGGAGGTGGAATATTACTACATGCGAGCGCTGGAGATCTACCAGACCAAACTGGGGCCCGACGACCCCAACGTGGCCAAAACCAAGAACAACCTG GCCTCCTGTTACCTCAAGCAGGGCAAGTTCAAGCAGGCCGAGACGCTCTACAAAGAAATCCTCACACGGGCCCACGAGAGGGAGTTTGGTTCTGTTGATG GCGAGAACAAACCCATTTGGATGCACGCCGAGGAGCGGGAGGAGCAAAGCAAG GGCAAGCCAAAGGACGGCTCGCCTTTCGGAGAGTACGGCGGATGGTACAAAGCCTGCAAAGTTGACAG CCCCACCGTCACCACCACCCTGAAGAACCTGGGGGCGCTCTACAAGCGGCAGGGCAAGTTCGAGGCGGCCGAGACCCTGGAGGAGGCCGCCATGCGCTCCAGGAAGCAG GGTCTGGACACGGCCCACAAGCAGCGCGTGGCCGACGTGCTCGGCGAGCCCGAAGCTCGCGAGAAGCAGCGCAGCCGCGAGAGCTTGACCTCCGACACGGTCAAGTACGAGAGCGGCCCCGACGGCGGCGAGGAA GACGGCTCCGGCGCGCTGAAGCGCAGCGGCTCCTTCAGCAAACTGCGAGCGTCGCTCCGCCGCAGCAGCGAGAAGTTGGTGCGCAAGCTCAAAGgcagcggcagcggcggcggcgagacCAAAAATTCCGG CTTGAAACGAGCCAGCTCACTCGGCGTTCTGAACGTGAGCGAGGAGGCGGAGCCTAATGAGCCCAACTACCAA GAACGAAATCATGGTCTGAGGAAGAGTCGCGACCTGAGCGCCAGCCACAGCGACCTGCCGCGCTGA
- the klc1a gene encoding kinesin light chain 1 isoform X1 has protein sequence MREDMSSMVRAKAEEEPGEKLSQDEIISRTKQVIQGLDALKQEHHAILDGLLGTLRCLKRDEEGGVLVEEKSHMIRKSLEMLELGLSEAQVMMALSAHLSSVESEKQKLRAQVRRLCQENQWLRDELAGTQQKLQKSEQSVAQLEEEKKHLEFMNQLKKYDHDLSPAEEKDLDSSKETLDDLFPDDQDDQAQGIQPAHGSAAAAAAQQGGYEIPARLRTLHNLVIQYASQGRYEVAVPLCKQALEDLEKTSGHDHPDVATMLNILALVYRDQNKYKEAANLLNDALAIREKTLGRDHPAVAATLNNLAVLYGKRGKYKEAEPLCKRALEIREKVLGKDHPDVAKQLNNLALLCQNQGKYEEVEYYYMRALEIYQTKLGPDDPNVAKTKNNLASCYLKQGKFKQAETLYKEILTRAHEREFGSVDGENKPIWMHAEEREEQSKGKPKDGSPFGEYGGWYKACKVDSPTVTTTLKNLGALYKRQGKFEAAETLEEAAMRSRKQGLDTAHKQRVADVLGEPEAREKQRSRESLTSDTVKYESGPDGGEEVSMSVEWNGDGSGALKRSGSFSKLRASLRRSSEKLVRKLKGSGSGGGETKNSGLKRASSLGVLNVSEEAEPNEPNYQERNHGLRKSRDLSASHSDLPR, from the exons ATGCGTGAGGACATGTCCAGCATGGTGCGCGCGAAGGCCGAGGAGGAGCCCGGCGAGAAGCTGTCCCAGGACGAGATCATCTCGCGGACCAAGCAGGTGATCCAAGGCCTGGACGCGCTCAAGCAGGAGCATCACGCCATCCTGGACGGCCTGCTGGGGACGCTGCGCTGCCTGAAGCGGGACGAGGAGGGCGGCGTGCTGGTGGAGGAGAAGTCGCACATGATCCGCAAGTCGCTGGAGATGCTGGAGCTGGGGCTGAGCGAGGCCCAGGTGATGATGGCGCTGTCGGCCCACCTGAGCTCGGTGGAGTCGGAGAAGCAGAAGCTGCGGGCTCAGGTGCGCCGCCTGTGCCAGGAGAACCAGTGGCTGCGGGACGAGCTGGCCGGCACGCAGCAGAAGCTGCAGAAGAGCGAGCAGAGCGTCGCgcagctggaggaggagaagaagcacCTGGAGTTCATGAACCAGCTCAAGAAGTACGACCACGACCTGTCGCCCGCG GAGGAAAAAGACTTGGACTCGAGCAAGGAGACCCTGGATGATCTCTTCCCGGATGATCAGGACGACCAAGCGCAAGGCA TCCAGCCGGCCCACGgcagcgcggcggcggcggccgcccAGCAAGGCGGCTACGAGATCCCGGCGCGCCTGCGGACGCTCCACAACCTGGTGATCCAGTACGCCTCGCAGGGTCGCTACGAGGTGGCCGTGCCGCTGTGCAAGCAGGCCCTGGAGGACCTGGAGAAGACGTCGGGACACGACCACCCCGACGTGGCCACCATGCTCAACATCCTGGCCCTCGTTTACAG AGATCAGAACAAGTACAAGGAGGCGGCCAACCTGCTGAACGACGCGCTGGCCATCAGGGAGAAGACGCTGGGCCGGGACCACCCTGCC GTCGCCGCCACGCTCAACAACCTGGCCGTGCTGTACGGCAAGAGGGGCAAGTACAAAGAGGCGGAACCGCTGTGCAAGCGAGCGCTGGAGATACGAGAGAAG GTGCTGGGCAAGGACCACCCGGACGTGGCCAAGCAGCTCAACAACTTGGCCCTGCTGTGCCAGAACCAGGGCAAGTACGAGGAGGTGGAATATTACTACATGCGAGCGCTGGAGATCTACCAGACCAAACTGGGGCCCGACGACCCCAACGTGGCCAAAACCAAGAACAACCTG GCCTCCTGTTACCTCAAGCAGGGCAAGTTCAAGCAGGCCGAGACGCTCTACAAAGAAATCCTCACACGGGCCCACGAGAGGGAGTTTGGTTCTGTTGATG GCGAGAACAAACCCATTTGGATGCACGCCGAGGAGCGGGAGGAGCAAAGCAAG GGCAAGCCAAAGGACGGCTCGCCTTTCGGAGAGTACGGCGGATGGTACAAAGCCTGCAAAGTTGACAG CCCCACCGTCACCACCACCCTGAAGAACCTGGGGGCGCTCTACAAGCGGCAGGGCAAGTTCGAGGCGGCCGAGACCCTGGAGGAGGCCGCCATGCGCTCCAGGAAGCAG GGTCTGGACACGGCCCACAAGCAGCGCGTGGCCGACGTGCTCGGCGAGCCCGAAGCTCGCGAGAAGCAGCGCAGCCGCGAGAGCTTGACCTCCGACACGGTCAAGTACGAGAGCGGCCCCGACGGCGGCGAGGAAGTGAGTATGAGCGTGGAGTGGAACGGG GACGGCTCCGGCGCGCTGAAGCGCAGCGGCTCCTTCAGCAAACTGCGAGCGTCGCTCCGCCGCAGCAGCGAGAAGTTGGTGCGCAAGCTCAAAGgcagcggcagcggcggcggcgagacCAAAAATTCCGG CTTGAAACGAGCCAGCTCACTCGGCGTTCTGAACGTGAGCGAGGAGGCGGAGCCTAATGAGCCCAACTACCAA GAACGAAATCATGGTCTGAGGAAGAGTCGCGACCTGAGCGCCAGCCACAGCGACCTGCCGCGCTGA
- the klc1a gene encoding kinesin light chain 1 isoform X3, translated as MREDMSSMVRAKAEEEPGEKLSQDEIISRTKQVIQGLDALKQEHHAILDGLLGTLRCLKRDEEGGVLVEEKSHMIRKSLEMLELGLSEAQVMMALSAHLSSVESEKQKLRAQVRRLCQENQWLRDELAGTQQKLQKSEQSVAQLEEEKKHLEFMNQLKKYDHDLSPAEEKDLDSSKETLDDLFPDDQDDQAQGIQPAHGSAAAAAAQQGGYEIPARLRTLHNLVIQYASQGRYEVAVPLCKQALEDLEKTSGHDHPDVATMLNILALVYRDQNKYKEAANLLNDALAIREKTLGRDHPAVAATLNNLAVLYGKRGKYKEAEPLCKRALEIREKVLGKDHPDVAKQLNNLALLCQNQGKYEEVEYYYMRALEIYQTKLGPDDPNVAKTKNNLASCYLKQGKFKQAETLYKEILTRAHEREFGSVDGENKPIWMHAEEREEQSKGKPKDGSPFGEYGGWYKACKVDSPTVTTTLKNLGALYKRQGKFEAAETLEEAAMRSRKQGLDTAHKQRVADVLGEPEAREKQRSRESLTSDTVKYESGPDGGEEVSMSVEWNGDGSGALKRSGSFSKLRASLRRSSEKLVRKLKGSGSGGGETKNSGNEIMV; from the exons ATGCGTGAGGACATGTCCAGCATGGTGCGCGCGAAGGCCGAGGAGGAGCCCGGCGAGAAGCTGTCCCAGGACGAGATCATCTCGCGGACCAAGCAGGTGATCCAAGGCCTGGACGCGCTCAAGCAGGAGCATCACGCCATCCTGGACGGCCTGCTGGGGACGCTGCGCTGCCTGAAGCGGGACGAGGAGGGCGGCGTGCTGGTGGAGGAGAAGTCGCACATGATCCGCAAGTCGCTGGAGATGCTGGAGCTGGGGCTGAGCGAGGCCCAGGTGATGATGGCGCTGTCGGCCCACCTGAGCTCGGTGGAGTCGGAGAAGCAGAAGCTGCGGGCTCAGGTGCGCCGCCTGTGCCAGGAGAACCAGTGGCTGCGGGACGAGCTGGCCGGCACGCAGCAGAAGCTGCAGAAGAGCGAGCAGAGCGTCGCgcagctggaggaggagaagaagcacCTGGAGTTCATGAACCAGCTCAAGAAGTACGACCACGACCTGTCGCCCGCG GAGGAAAAAGACTTGGACTCGAGCAAGGAGACCCTGGATGATCTCTTCCCGGATGATCAGGACGACCAAGCGCAAGGCA TCCAGCCGGCCCACGgcagcgcggcggcggcggccgcccAGCAAGGCGGCTACGAGATCCCGGCGCGCCTGCGGACGCTCCACAACCTGGTGATCCAGTACGCCTCGCAGGGTCGCTACGAGGTGGCCGTGCCGCTGTGCAAGCAGGCCCTGGAGGACCTGGAGAAGACGTCGGGACACGACCACCCCGACGTGGCCACCATGCTCAACATCCTGGCCCTCGTTTACAG AGATCAGAACAAGTACAAGGAGGCGGCCAACCTGCTGAACGACGCGCTGGCCATCAGGGAGAAGACGCTGGGCCGGGACCACCCTGCC GTCGCCGCCACGCTCAACAACCTGGCCGTGCTGTACGGCAAGAGGGGCAAGTACAAAGAGGCGGAACCGCTGTGCAAGCGAGCGCTGGAGATACGAGAGAAG GTGCTGGGCAAGGACCACCCGGACGTGGCCAAGCAGCTCAACAACTTGGCCCTGCTGTGCCAGAACCAGGGCAAGTACGAGGAGGTGGAATATTACTACATGCGAGCGCTGGAGATCTACCAGACCAAACTGGGGCCCGACGACCCCAACGTGGCCAAAACCAAGAACAACCTG GCCTCCTGTTACCTCAAGCAGGGCAAGTTCAAGCAGGCCGAGACGCTCTACAAAGAAATCCTCACACGGGCCCACGAGAGGGAGTTTGGTTCTGTTGATG GCGAGAACAAACCCATTTGGATGCACGCCGAGGAGCGGGAGGAGCAAAGCAAG GGCAAGCCAAAGGACGGCTCGCCTTTCGGAGAGTACGGCGGATGGTACAAAGCCTGCAAAGTTGACAG CCCCACCGTCACCACCACCCTGAAGAACCTGGGGGCGCTCTACAAGCGGCAGGGCAAGTTCGAGGCGGCCGAGACCCTGGAGGAGGCCGCCATGCGCTCCAGGAAGCAG GGTCTGGACACGGCCCACAAGCAGCGCGTGGCCGACGTGCTCGGCGAGCCCGAAGCTCGCGAGAAGCAGCGCAGCCGCGAGAGCTTGACCTCCGACACGGTCAAGTACGAGAGCGGCCCCGACGGCGGCGAGGAAGTGAGTATGAGCGTGGAGTGGAACGGG GACGGCTCCGGCGCGCTGAAGCGCAGCGGCTCCTTCAGCAAACTGCGAGCGTCGCTCCGCCGCAGCAGCGAGAAGTTGGTGCGCAAGCTCAAAGgcagcggcagcggcggcggcgagacCAAAAATTCCGG GAACGAAATCATGGTCTGA
- the klc1a gene encoding kinesin light chain 1 isoform X6, with amino-acid sequence MREDMSSMVRAKAEEEPGEKLSQDEIISRTKQVIQGLDALKQEHHAILDGLLGTLRCLKRDEEGGVLVEEKSHMIRKSLEMLELGLSEAQVMMALSAHLSSVESEKQKLRAQVRRLCQENQWLRDELAGTQQKLQKSEQSVAQLEEEKKHLEFMNQLKKYDHDLSPAEEKDLDSSKETLDDLFPDDQDDQAQGIQPAHGSAAAAAAQQGGYEIPARLRTLHNLVIQYASQGRYEVAVPLCKQALEDLEKTSGHDHPDVATMLNILALVYRDQNKYKEAANLLNDALAIREKTLGRDHPAVAATLNNLAVLYGKRGKYKEAEPLCKRALEIREKVLGKDHPDVAKQLNNLALLCQNQGKYEEVEYYYMRALEIYQTKLGPDDPNVAKTKNNLASCYLKQGKFKQAETLYKEILTRAHEREFGSVDGENKPIWMHAEEREEQSKGKPKDGSPFGEYGGWYKACKVDSPTVTTTLKNLGALYKRQGKFEAAETLEEAAMRSRKQGLDTAHKQRVADVLGEPEAREKQRSRESLTSDTVKYESGPDGGEEQA; translated from the exons ATGCGTGAGGACATGTCCAGCATGGTGCGCGCGAAGGCCGAGGAGGAGCCCGGCGAGAAGCTGTCCCAGGACGAGATCATCTCGCGGACCAAGCAGGTGATCCAAGGCCTGGACGCGCTCAAGCAGGAGCATCACGCCATCCTGGACGGCCTGCTGGGGACGCTGCGCTGCCTGAAGCGGGACGAGGAGGGCGGCGTGCTGGTGGAGGAGAAGTCGCACATGATCCGCAAGTCGCTGGAGATGCTGGAGCTGGGGCTGAGCGAGGCCCAGGTGATGATGGCGCTGTCGGCCCACCTGAGCTCGGTGGAGTCGGAGAAGCAGAAGCTGCGGGCTCAGGTGCGCCGCCTGTGCCAGGAGAACCAGTGGCTGCGGGACGAGCTGGCCGGCACGCAGCAGAAGCTGCAGAAGAGCGAGCAGAGCGTCGCgcagctggaggaggagaagaagcacCTGGAGTTCATGAACCAGCTCAAGAAGTACGACCACGACCTGTCGCCCGCG GAGGAAAAAGACTTGGACTCGAGCAAGGAGACCCTGGATGATCTCTTCCCGGATGATCAGGACGACCAAGCGCAAGGCA TCCAGCCGGCCCACGgcagcgcggcggcggcggccgcccAGCAAGGCGGCTACGAGATCCCGGCGCGCCTGCGGACGCTCCACAACCTGGTGATCCAGTACGCCTCGCAGGGTCGCTACGAGGTGGCCGTGCCGCTGTGCAAGCAGGCCCTGGAGGACCTGGAGAAGACGTCGGGACACGACCACCCCGACGTGGCCACCATGCTCAACATCCTGGCCCTCGTTTACAG AGATCAGAACAAGTACAAGGAGGCGGCCAACCTGCTGAACGACGCGCTGGCCATCAGGGAGAAGACGCTGGGCCGGGACCACCCTGCC GTCGCCGCCACGCTCAACAACCTGGCCGTGCTGTACGGCAAGAGGGGCAAGTACAAAGAGGCGGAACCGCTGTGCAAGCGAGCGCTGGAGATACGAGAGAAG GTGCTGGGCAAGGACCACCCGGACGTGGCCAAGCAGCTCAACAACTTGGCCCTGCTGTGCCAGAACCAGGGCAAGTACGAGGAGGTGGAATATTACTACATGCGAGCGCTGGAGATCTACCAGACCAAACTGGGGCCCGACGACCCCAACGTGGCCAAAACCAAGAACAACCTG GCCTCCTGTTACCTCAAGCAGGGCAAGTTCAAGCAGGCCGAGACGCTCTACAAAGAAATCCTCACACGGGCCCACGAGAGGGAGTTTGGTTCTGTTGATG GCGAGAACAAACCCATTTGGATGCACGCCGAGGAGCGGGAGGAGCAAAGCAAG GGCAAGCCAAAGGACGGCTCGCCTTTCGGAGAGTACGGCGGATGGTACAAAGCCTGCAAAGTTGACAG CCCCACCGTCACCACCACCCTGAAGAACCTGGGGGCGCTCTACAAGCGGCAGGGCAAGTTCGAGGCGGCCGAGACCCTGGAGGAGGCCGCCATGCGCTCCAGGAAGCAG GGTCTGGACACGGCCCACAAGCAGCGCGTGGCCGACGTGCTCGGCGAGCCCGAAGCTCGCGAGAAGCAGCGCAGCCGCGAGAGCTTGACCTCCGACACGGTCAAGTACGAGAGCGGCCCCGACGGCGGCGAGGAA CAGGCCTAA
- the klc1a gene encoding kinesin light chain 1 isoform X7, whose amino-acid sequence MREDMSSMVRAKAEEEPGEKLSQDEIISRTKQVIQGLDALKQEHHAILDGLLGTLRCLKRDEEGGVLVEEKSHMIRKSLEMLELGLSEAQVMMALSAHLSSVESEKQKLRAQVRRLCQENQWLRDELAGTQQKLQKSEQSVAQLEEEKKHLEFMNQLKKYDHDLSPAEEKDLDSSKETLDDLFPDDQDDQAQGIQPAHGSAAAAAAQQGGYEIPARLRTLHNLVIQYASQGRYEVAVPLCKQALEDLEKTSGHDHPDVATMLNILALVYRDQNKYKEAANLLNDALAIREKTLGRDHPAVAATLNNLAVLYGKRGKYKEAEPLCKRALEIREKVLGKDHPDVAKQLNNLALLCQNQGKYEEVEYYYMRALEIYQTKLGPDDPNVAKTKNNLASCYLKQGKFKQAETLYKEILTRAHEREFGSVDGENKPIWMHAEEREEQSKGKPKDGSPFGEYGGWYKACKVDSPTVTTTLKNLGALYKRQGKFEAAETLEEAAMRSRKQGLDTAHKQRVADVLGEPEAREKQRSRESLTSDTVKYESGPDGGEEA is encoded by the exons ATGCGTGAGGACATGTCCAGCATGGTGCGCGCGAAGGCCGAGGAGGAGCCCGGCGAGAAGCTGTCCCAGGACGAGATCATCTCGCGGACCAAGCAGGTGATCCAAGGCCTGGACGCGCTCAAGCAGGAGCATCACGCCATCCTGGACGGCCTGCTGGGGACGCTGCGCTGCCTGAAGCGGGACGAGGAGGGCGGCGTGCTGGTGGAGGAGAAGTCGCACATGATCCGCAAGTCGCTGGAGATGCTGGAGCTGGGGCTGAGCGAGGCCCAGGTGATGATGGCGCTGTCGGCCCACCTGAGCTCGGTGGAGTCGGAGAAGCAGAAGCTGCGGGCTCAGGTGCGCCGCCTGTGCCAGGAGAACCAGTGGCTGCGGGACGAGCTGGCCGGCACGCAGCAGAAGCTGCAGAAGAGCGAGCAGAGCGTCGCgcagctggaggaggagaagaagcacCTGGAGTTCATGAACCAGCTCAAGAAGTACGACCACGACCTGTCGCCCGCG GAGGAAAAAGACTTGGACTCGAGCAAGGAGACCCTGGATGATCTCTTCCCGGATGATCAGGACGACCAAGCGCAAGGCA TCCAGCCGGCCCACGgcagcgcggcggcggcggccgcccAGCAAGGCGGCTACGAGATCCCGGCGCGCCTGCGGACGCTCCACAACCTGGTGATCCAGTACGCCTCGCAGGGTCGCTACGAGGTGGCCGTGCCGCTGTGCAAGCAGGCCCTGGAGGACCTGGAGAAGACGTCGGGACACGACCACCCCGACGTGGCCACCATGCTCAACATCCTGGCCCTCGTTTACAG AGATCAGAACAAGTACAAGGAGGCGGCCAACCTGCTGAACGACGCGCTGGCCATCAGGGAGAAGACGCTGGGCCGGGACCACCCTGCC GTCGCCGCCACGCTCAACAACCTGGCCGTGCTGTACGGCAAGAGGGGCAAGTACAAAGAGGCGGAACCGCTGTGCAAGCGAGCGCTGGAGATACGAGAGAAG GTGCTGGGCAAGGACCACCCGGACGTGGCCAAGCAGCTCAACAACTTGGCCCTGCTGTGCCAGAACCAGGGCAAGTACGAGGAGGTGGAATATTACTACATGCGAGCGCTGGAGATCTACCAGACCAAACTGGGGCCCGACGACCCCAACGTGGCCAAAACCAAGAACAACCTG GCCTCCTGTTACCTCAAGCAGGGCAAGTTCAAGCAGGCCGAGACGCTCTACAAAGAAATCCTCACACGGGCCCACGAGAGGGAGTTTGGTTCTGTTGATG GCGAGAACAAACCCATTTGGATGCACGCCGAGGAGCGGGAGGAGCAAAGCAAG GGCAAGCCAAAGGACGGCTCGCCTTTCGGAGAGTACGGCGGATGGTACAAAGCCTGCAAAGTTGACAG CCCCACCGTCACCACCACCCTGAAGAACCTGGGGGCGCTCTACAAGCGGCAGGGCAAGTTCGAGGCGGCCGAGACCCTGGAGGAGGCCGCCATGCGCTCCAGGAAGCAG GGTCTGGACACGGCCCACAAGCAGCGCGTGGCCGACGTGCTCGGCGAGCCCGAAGCTCGCGAGAAGCAGCGCAGCCGCGAGAGCTTGACCTCCGACACGGTCAAGTACGAGAGCGGCCCCGACGGCGGCGAGGAA GCCTAA
- the klc1a gene encoding kinesin light chain 1 isoform X5 yields the protein MREDMSSMVRAKAEEEPGEKLSQDEIISRTKQVIQGLDALKQEHHAILDGLLGTLRCLKRDEEGGVLVEEKSHMIRKSLEMLELGLSEAQVMMALSAHLSSVESEKQKLRAQVRRLCQENQWLRDELAGTQQKLQKSEQSVAQLEEEKKHLEFMNQLKKYDHDLSPAEEKDLDSSKETLDDLFPDDQDDQAQGIQPAHGSAAAAAAQQGGYEIPARLRTLHNLVIQYASQGRYEVAVPLCKQALEDLEKTSGHDHPDVATMLNILALVYRDQNKYKEAANLLNDALAIREKTLGRDHPAVAATLNNLAVLYGKRGKYKEAEPLCKRALEIREKVLGKDHPDVAKQLNNLALLCQNQGKYEEVEYYYMRALEIYQTKLGPDDPNVAKTKNNLASCYLKQGKFKQAETLYKEILTRAHEREFGSVDGENKPIWMHAEEREEQSKGKPKDGSPFGEYGGWYKACKVDSPTVTTTLKNLGALYKRQGKFEAAETLEEAAMRSRKQGLDTAHKQRVADVLGEPEAREKQRSRESLTSDTVKYESGPDGGEEVSMSVEWNGA from the exons ATGCGTGAGGACATGTCCAGCATGGTGCGCGCGAAGGCCGAGGAGGAGCCCGGCGAGAAGCTGTCCCAGGACGAGATCATCTCGCGGACCAAGCAGGTGATCCAAGGCCTGGACGCGCTCAAGCAGGAGCATCACGCCATCCTGGACGGCCTGCTGGGGACGCTGCGCTGCCTGAAGCGGGACGAGGAGGGCGGCGTGCTGGTGGAGGAGAAGTCGCACATGATCCGCAAGTCGCTGGAGATGCTGGAGCTGGGGCTGAGCGAGGCCCAGGTGATGATGGCGCTGTCGGCCCACCTGAGCTCGGTGGAGTCGGAGAAGCAGAAGCTGCGGGCTCAGGTGCGCCGCCTGTGCCAGGAGAACCAGTGGCTGCGGGACGAGCTGGCCGGCACGCAGCAGAAGCTGCAGAAGAGCGAGCAGAGCGTCGCgcagctggaggaggagaagaagcacCTGGAGTTCATGAACCAGCTCAAGAAGTACGACCACGACCTGTCGCCCGCG GAGGAAAAAGACTTGGACTCGAGCAAGGAGACCCTGGATGATCTCTTCCCGGATGATCAGGACGACCAAGCGCAAGGCA TCCAGCCGGCCCACGgcagcgcggcggcggcggccgcccAGCAAGGCGGCTACGAGATCCCGGCGCGCCTGCGGACGCTCCACAACCTGGTGATCCAGTACGCCTCGCAGGGTCGCTACGAGGTGGCCGTGCCGCTGTGCAAGCAGGCCCTGGAGGACCTGGAGAAGACGTCGGGACACGACCACCCCGACGTGGCCACCATGCTCAACATCCTGGCCCTCGTTTACAG AGATCAGAACAAGTACAAGGAGGCGGCCAACCTGCTGAACGACGCGCTGGCCATCAGGGAGAAGACGCTGGGCCGGGACCACCCTGCC GTCGCCGCCACGCTCAACAACCTGGCCGTGCTGTACGGCAAGAGGGGCAAGTACAAAGAGGCGGAACCGCTGTGCAAGCGAGCGCTGGAGATACGAGAGAAG GTGCTGGGCAAGGACCACCCGGACGTGGCCAAGCAGCTCAACAACTTGGCCCTGCTGTGCCAGAACCAGGGCAAGTACGAGGAGGTGGAATATTACTACATGCGAGCGCTGGAGATCTACCAGACCAAACTGGGGCCCGACGACCCCAACGTGGCCAAAACCAAGAACAACCTG GCCTCCTGTTACCTCAAGCAGGGCAAGTTCAAGCAGGCCGAGACGCTCTACAAAGAAATCCTCACACGGGCCCACGAGAGGGAGTTTGGTTCTGTTGATG GCGAGAACAAACCCATTTGGATGCACGCCGAGGAGCGGGAGGAGCAAAGCAAG GGCAAGCCAAAGGACGGCTCGCCTTTCGGAGAGTACGGCGGATGGTACAAAGCCTGCAAAGTTGACAG CCCCACCGTCACCACCACCCTGAAGAACCTGGGGGCGCTCTACAAGCGGCAGGGCAAGTTCGAGGCGGCCGAGACCCTGGAGGAGGCCGCCATGCGCTCCAGGAAGCAG GGTCTGGACACGGCCCACAAGCAGCGCGTGGCCGACGTGCTCGGCGAGCCCGAAGCTCGCGAGAAGCAGCGCAGCCGCGAGAGCTTGACCTCCGACACGGTCAAGTACGAGAGCGGCCCCGACGGCGGCGAGGAAGTGAGTATGAGCGTGGAGTGGAACGGG GCCTAA